The Candidatus Hydrogenedentota bacterium nucleotide sequence ATACAATTCCAGCGCCGAAGGGATTATGGGCCGTCCAGCGTCAGGTGCTGGGCGACGGTCCCGCGCATTGGCAAAAGAAGCACTTGAGATCCTACGCTTCGCCGGATGGACTACACGCATTATTCGCCCGTCATCCCAATATACCCAACGCCGCCCCGAGAGCCCCGAACCCCGCCCAACTCGACCTCTGGGCCGTCGGACACCAGTGAAGACCGAAACCGCGAAATCTCCGGGAGATTTCTGGTCACACAACATATTGCGCATCTTAGTGAAATGTGCTACATTATGTGGTAGGGGGATAGGTTGTTGTGTTGAGTAGGTAACAAGGAGACAGAAGATGCCAGCAGCTAAGAAGAAAGTGGCAAAGAAGAAACCCGTAGCCAAGAAGAAGTCAGCAGCGAAAAAACCCGCCGCCAAGAAATCTAGAGCCGGTTGCAAGAAGTAGTCTACTGACTCCAGCAGGCGCGTCGCGCCTGAGACATGGCCACACAAAGTGAAGAAGAGCGAGGAGGGAGGGGCGTTCATCAGCCCCTCCCCCTCCAGTATTCAGACAGATGCCGGAATCCCATGCGCCAAGAAACCTCATCCTCCACTCGCACATAGACTCCGTAACGGGCTTTCGTTCCGCGCCAACCACTCAGTCTTTCAGCGGCAAATACCATATGTTCCGGAACCGCACCCGGTTGCCATGGTCTTGAAGGTGCAGAATGTCTTCCTTTGCGCCGGGTCCCGCGGTGCCGCCGGGTGTGGGCCCCGCGAGTGAAACGTTGTCCTGGATGGCTATGCCGTTGTGTCGCAATGTCACTCTGGCAGGCTCCTTCTGCGAACCGTCATCGTTGAGACGGGCTGCGCGGAATTCAATGTCGTACGTCTGCCAGCGCTCGGGTGGAAGCGAAGCGTTGACAAGCGGCGTGGAAATGTCGTACAAGCCACCGCAATCGCCTGCTGTTTGAGGCAGCACGCCGAAGGAGTCTAACAGTTGAACCTCGTACCTGTTCTGCAGGTACACGCCGCTGTTGCTTCGCCCCTGGCCAAAGTCACCCGCCATGAGGGGCATGTAGAATTCCAGGTGGAGTGTGCAGTCGCCGATCTTTTCTTTGGTGGTGTTCGGCCCCGAGCCGGGCTGGACCCCCATGCTGCCGTCGTCGTAGGCTTTCCAGTTGCCATTGGTCCAGGCGCTCATGTCCGGGGCTTTGCCCGGTTCATAAGGAAGAAGCACCACGGCGCCTTCCGGAGGCGCCTGCCCCTCGGTCGTCGAATGCCGGTCGACCTTCTTGAGTTCGAACGAGGTGTCGTACGACCCGGTCGCTTTCAGCATGTCTTGGGCGGCCTCGGCATCCCACAAGCCCGAGCCTGTGTAACCATGGAAGGTGACG carries:
- a CDS encoding DUF1080 domain-containing protein gives rise to the protein MKTRALFFGVAAVCCVALPVLAEPAPEASGDAFMGEYEGVFHWVGRPDIPAKGLIVAEGPGLYRMVAQCQGEGNQINQVELHGQLVGPRVTFHGYTGSGLWDAEAAQDMLKATGSYDTSFELKKVDRHSTTEGQAPPEGAVVLLPYEPGKAPDMSAWTNGNWKAYDDGSMGVQPGSGPNTTKEKIGDCTLHLEFYMPLMAGDFGQGRSNSGVYLQNRYEVQLLDSFGVLPQTAGDCGGLYDISTPLVNASLPPERWQTYDIEFRAARLNDDGSQKEPARVTLRHNGIAIQDNVSLAGPTPGGTAGPGAKEDILHLQDHGNRVRFRNIWYLPLKD